The following proteins are encoded in a genomic region of Magnolia sinica isolate HGM2019 chromosome 1, MsV1, whole genome shotgun sequence:
- the LOC131220058 gene encoding squamosa promoter-binding-like protein 17 isoform X2, which produces MEMGSSSLPVSGPSASSDSLNGLKFGKKIYFEDVGGAVSASKPSFSASSSSSSSSASTVTEAAAVAVGSASSTASAAAAGPKKGRGMVHGGQPPRCQVEGCKVDLSGAKAYYCRHKVCGMHSKSPKVSVAGMEQRFCQQCSRFHQLSEFDQGKRSCRRRLAGHNERRRKPPIGSSLSSRYGRVSSFHDNNRVGSFLVDFTYPRPPGRDVWPTIRAGDPVPGNHTSTSGKYPPELWQGSLEVPPGSVSAHVPHPYLQVSAGGPPLSGPDIPPTECFTGGSSDSGCALSLLSISSQLWDPRNRAQGIAPTSFMTTQGVSIAQPAPHGSNAFVGGSAWNFKGHEASSSSYGIQRESGLGQTAPEPVSNQFSSELELSQQGGRQYMDLGQSRAYGSSSNNQMNWSL; this is translated from the exons ATGGAGATGGGTTCAAGCTCTCTGCCAGTTTCAGGCCCCTCTGCCTCTTCTGATTCCCTCAATGGACTAAAATTCGGGAAGAAGATCTATTTTGAGGATGTGGGTGGTGCTGTTTCTGCCTCGAAACCCAGTTTCTCTGCTTCTTCTTCGTCTTCGTCGTCATCGGCGTCGACGGTTACGGAGGCGGCAGCTGTCGCGGTGGGGTCTGCATCATCAACGGCATCGGCTGCTGCTGCGGGGCCCAAGAAGGGGAGAGGCATGGTGCATGGTGGGCAGCCTCCAAGATGTCAAGTTGAGGGGTGCAAGGTGGATTTGAGTGGCGCAAAGGCCTATTACTGTAGGCATAAGGTGTGTGGGATGCATTCCAAGTCACCCAAGGTGTCGGTTGCTGGGATGGAGCAGAGGTTCTGTCAGCAGTGCAGTAG ATTTCATCAGCTATCTGAATTTGACCAAGGCAAACGCAGCTGTCGCAGACGTCTGGCTGGCCACAATGAACGTCGGAGGAAGCCGCCAATTGGGTCGTCCTTGTCATCACGCTACGGACGCGTATCATCTTTCCATG ACAACAACCGAGTTGGAAGCTTTTTGGTGGACTTCACATACCCAAGACCACCAGGGagagatgtgtggcccactataagAGCTGGTGATCCTGTACCTGGCAATCACACCTCCACCTCCGGCAAGTATCCTCCTGAACTTTGGCAGGGCAGCTTAGAGGTTCCCCCCGGCAGCGTCTCGGCCCATGTGCCTCACCCATACCTTCAAGTTTCggcaggtgggccaccactttcTGGACCAGACATACCACCTACTGAGTGTTTCACGGGGGGCTCCTCCGACTCTGGCTGTGCTCTCTCTCTTCTGTCAATATCATCTCAGCTATGGGATCCCAGAAACCGAGCTCAGGGCATTGCACCAACCAGCTTCATGACCACCCAAGGGGTCTCAATAGCTCAACCAGCACCACATGGCAGCAATGCTTTTGTGGGGGGCAGTGCATGGAATTTCAAGGGCCATGAAGCCAGCAGCAGCTCGTATGGAATCCAGCGGGAGTCAGGCCTGGGACAAACAGCTCCCGAGCCTGTAAGCAATCAGTTCTCGAGCGAGCTCGAGTTATCTCAGCAGGGGGGCAGGCAATACATGGACCTTGGGCAGTCAAGGGCTTATGGGtcttcttccaacaatcaaatGAACTGGTCTCTTTAA
- the LOC131220058 gene encoding squamosa promoter-binding-like protein 17 isoform X1, with product MEMGSSSLPVSGPSASSDSLNGLKFGKKIYFEDVGGAVSASKPSFSASSSSSSSSASTVTEAAAVAVGSASSTASAAAAGPKKGRGMVHGGQPPRCQVEGCKVDLSGAKAYYCRHKVCGMHSKSPKVSVAGMEQRFCQQCSRFHQLSEFDQGKRSCRRRLAGHNERRRKPPIGSSLSSRYGRVSSFHEDNNRVGSFLVDFTYPRPPGRDVWPTIRAGDPVPGNHTSTSGKYPPELWQGSLEVPPGSVSAHVPHPYLQVSAGGPPLSGPDIPPTECFTGGSSDSGCALSLLSISSQLWDPRNRAQGIAPTSFMTTQGVSIAQPAPHGSNAFVGGSAWNFKGHEASSSSYGIQRESGLGQTAPEPVSNQFSSELELSQQGGRQYMDLGQSRAYGSSSNNQMNWSL from the exons ATGGAGATGGGTTCAAGCTCTCTGCCAGTTTCAGGCCCCTCTGCCTCTTCTGATTCCCTCAATGGACTAAAATTCGGGAAGAAGATCTATTTTGAGGATGTGGGTGGTGCTGTTTCTGCCTCGAAACCCAGTTTCTCTGCTTCTTCTTCGTCTTCGTCGTCATCGGCGTCGACGGTTACGGAGGCGGCAGCTGTCGCGGTGGGGTCTGCATCATCAACGGCATCGGCTGCTGCTGCGGGGCCCAAGAAGGGGAGAGGCATGGTGCATGGTGGGCAGCCTCCAAGATGTCAAGTTGAGGGGTGCAAGGTGGATTTGAGTGGCGCAAAGGCCTATTACTGTAGGCATAAGGTGTGTGGGATGCATTCCAAGTCACCCAAGGTGTCGGTTGCTGGGATGGAGCAGAGGTTCTGTCAGCAGTGCAGTAG ATTTCATCAGCTATCTGAATTTGACCAAGGCAAACGCAGCTGTCGCAGACGTCTGGCTGGCCACAATGAACGTCGGAGGAAGCCGCCAATTGGGTCGTCCTTGTCATCACGCTACGGACGCGTATCATCTTTCCATG AAGACAACAACCGAGTTGGAAGCTTTTTGGTGGACTTCACATACCCAAGACCACCAGGGagagatgtgtggcccactataagAGCTGGTGATCCTGTACCTGGCAATCACACCTCCACCTCCGGCAAGTATCCTCCTGAACTTTGGCAGGGCAGCTTAGAGGTTCCCCCCGGCAGCGTCTCGGCCCATGTGCCTCACCCATACCTTCAAGTTTCggcaggtgggccaccactttcTGGACCAGACATACCACCTACTGAGTGTTTCACGGGGGGCTCCTCCGACTCTGGCTGTGCTCTCTCTCTTCTGTCAATATCATCTCAGCTATGGGATCCCAGAAACCGAGCTCAGGGCATTGCACCAACCAGCTTCATGACCACCCAAGGGGTCTCAATAGCTCAACCAGCACCACATGGCAGCAATGCTTTTGTGGGGGGCAGTGCATGGAATTTCAAGGGCCATGAAGCCAGCAGCAGCTCGTATGGAATCCAGCGGGAGTCAGGCCTGGGACAAACAGCTCCCGAGCCTGTAAGCAATCAGTTCTCGAGCGAGCTCGAGTTATCTCAGCAGGGGGGCAGGCAATACATGGACCTTGGGCAGTCAAGGGCTTATGGGtcttcttccaacaatcaaatGAACTGGTCTCTTTAA